The DNA sequence AAACAGGACTGGTCACTTCCCAGGAAGATAGCAAAGAATTTTATTGACTTTAATAACTCCCTAATTTCTTCTTCTGAAAACCAGGAGCTTGTCAGGACCTGTTTCTGGCTTACATATCACAGTATATCTTTTTCTAGAAAGCTGATTTCTTGGAGCAACACTTTTGTGGCACGCAGAGATATGTGATAAGTAAAGAAGTGATAACTGCACAATGAACAAAAAATCCAGTGCTATAATTCTGTCAGAACAACATGACAAAATATGATgccagagaaagaaagaagagctAACAATCTTACCTTGAAAAACTGAATTATTTTGCAAGAAAACAGACcactgctgttttctgttttgctgtTGCAGATTGATTTGGTTGACTTAATGTTCTATTAACTTTCTCTACACATAATGTATTATCATTAGTTTACAAAGTTTTAGTTTAACACCTGATAATCTTTTAATCAAGATGTTTTGCTTTCTATTGCCTCAGGTGTATACGTGTACCACGCAGTCTGCCTTTAAAACCAATTGTGAGAGAATGAGCCATTCCAAATAGCTCACTCGGTTTGAGTGTGATCTTGTAATAGGAGGTCACTGTTAGGTCACTGTTAGGTCACTGTTGCAGcaagtcagtttgtgaaatttcttccctgCTAGATATTCCTCAATCAACTGTAAGTTGTATTATTGGAAAGTAGAAACATTAAGGAAGTGCAGCAACTCAGCCACTAAGTTGAGGTCACATAAAGTTACAAACATCCTCTTGCATTAAAGTCATCACAAAAACTGTGCGCTGGGAGCTTCATCTCATTGGTTTCCATAGCCAAGCAGCTCCGGTGggtgtaatgtgtaggtggccCCATGCTTTGTCCAGTTAGTGTATATTAAATAGCCAATTTTACAAATTTTACAAAGCccaaatttttaattaatgctTATTACCATGACCACAAATATATGACATGTATATTGGGACAATCTGTTTTATAGTACAAATGTAATTCTGTGtcaaaatgtgcaaaataagaTACCTGATTAAATAGGCACTAATTTGCATAAATGTCATTTCTCCCTTTAAGAGCTAGAACAGGCCATGAGGAAAAGAACACATGATCAGGTCTAGTAATAAATCaggtcatgtgaaaaagaaagttttcacaggggTTTATGTAgctctgtgaaaaacaaaagacaccTTTGCtgtttccataggaattaaTAGAGTACGTAGCAGACAgactaatcaaatgcacttgattaactgattacCAGTCAGTGTGAGCACCTTCACAAAAAGCAGACGTTATAGCAGTTCATTAGTctgaagcattcaggtgtgtgttaacacatcTCCCAGGAGTGGACGTCCCAACAAATTCATCACGAGGTCAGATGGTGGACTGCTCAGACTCTACacgcctcagttagcatgttaaacgTTAAAAATCACGAGAATAATGTATGGTAAATATGTTTCATGCTATGATTCCCACAAGTCTGCACACAGTATAACTGTATATGAATCAAATAACCATATGGTATGAGAAAAACACAGTAGAAGGCACTTTCTTGAGTAAAATATAGTTTCAGAGTGCCCAGCCATGACTTTACAATCACCTGCCCGACTTGTTGTGTAGGTCCCCTTAAACAGTTGTGACCAGTAGGGTAATGGATGCGTGACTTCTGGTGGTGTCCTGTGCTGTCTGCCACCAGGACCTTGGCAGTGGATCCTTTGCATTCAGTAAGTTGCTGGGTGGAGCCTTCCATGGATTGTGATTTTTCCATTGCATTTCACAAATGCTCAATTGGATTGGCATCCAGCAAGTTTTCATGACGAGCCAACAGCACGGGCTCTTTAATGTTCGTAAGCAGATTGACAGGGTGTGACGGTGCTCACTGTTGTGTTGCAGCGGGCCACCGTTAGTTGGAGTACCACAGCTAGGGGTGTGCTTGGTCACTGCAGCAATGTTTAGGTGTGCAGTATATGTCAAAGTAGCATCCACATCAACACCTGGACACAAACTTTTCCAGCAAAACAATGAACTATAGCACGCTTTTGTATCTGCTTTAAATGTTTATGGaatgatttgtcttttgtttcttcttttaaaaagtctttaaattgaaaaaactataaataaagtataatattattttatgttttaatagGATATTAACTTATGTACAGATACTGTTATATAATTTCAAACAGTCCACAGTCAGTCACCTACCTGACTTCACAAAGATTATTTACTCGGAGtttcatcttcttttttgttgCCATAGCTACAAGAGGGTGGTGACCCCACGGCGAGCCGGCACAGCGGTTTTATTGTGTTGGCTGGTGTCCATCATAGTGGGCCTCACTCCGATGCTTGGATGGAATAACCTGCAGCAACTTCGTAAAAATGGCAGCTTGAAAAATGACACCTTGGTGGTCTGTAAGTTTGAGACCGTCATCAGTATGGACTACATGGTCTACTTCAATTTCTTTGGCTGGGTGCTGCCCCCTTTGCTACTAATGCTCGCCATCTATGTTGAGATTTTCTACATGATCCACAAGCAGCTCAACAAAAAGGTGAGACCATCTTCTTCTCGTGACAGACAAATCAAAGACTGTGTGAATACTACATTTTTAcagatatttattattgtgcgatctactgtacaatataaagcgccttgaggcgacttttgttgtgatttggcgctatataaataaaattgaattgaattgaattgaatatcaTGTTGTTTAATTTGCCGTAGGTAACAGCAAGCCACACTGACCCGAGACGCTACTTTGGAAAGGAGCTTAAGCTGGCCAAGTCCCTCGCCCTAGTTCTGTTTCTCTTTGCAGTAAGCTGGCTCCCTCTGCACATCCTGAACTGCATCACTCTCTTCTGCCCGGGATACCATGAGGTTGGATTCATATACATCGCCATCATCCTCTCTCACGGAAACTCAGCTGTAAACCCCATCGTTTATGCTTTCCGCATCAAGAAATTCCGCACAGCTTTCCGGAAAATCTGGAAACAGTACCTGCTCTGTCAGGATCCAGTTGGTCGTCTTCCTCAAAGAGGAAGCCAGAGAGGTCAGAGTCATGAGAGGAGGTTGAGGCAGAATGATGACGACGACGATGACGTGTGACCTTTGGTAACTAATTGGATTGCTGTGTTACTGTCAAGTGTCAAAACACTTGTTCGCAAAGTGGAAAGGACACCGGTTTTATTGTCAGGCTCAACAGGTTTACTGGTTGAAATGGCTTTCAGAGGATGTCCAATGTGTGAATGATTTCCTCCAATCACATGCACCAACAAGGAGAGAGGATTAAAACTCAGCTCGGGGATGAGATCAACACTATAAATCATACTGATTTCTCCATTGGCTGACAAAATACCGATTGTGTTACATGGGACAAGCACTCCCTCGCTTTCAAAGCCAATTTTTTGGACTAACTAAGTGTATATTTGGAGCACATGTGGTACAATAATAGTGTCTgctgtattgttttcttttttttaacctaattaAAACTCATGGCCTTTTTCATGTGATTGATGTCCAATATTTGTCCTAGTGTGTGCTACCTTAACATGCTTTGTTCTGTGGCCTTGAGGACAGAAAATGTAACAAAGGACTGAAGTAAATTGTAGCCTAGTGTTAACAGTGACAGTTTGTTAAACAGGAAGTGTACTCAACAAGTTCAGCGGTGTGAGGGTATAACTGGAACTGTTTGTAACTAATCAAACTCGTGGACTTTACAAATGTGTTGACCTGTTCTCATTTCCAACTTGTCATGTATTAATAATCAGGACACATTATTTAGCATCATTGTTCAATGTACAGCGCAGTCCAATACAGGTCAATAGAAGTTCCCTAAGTGAGGAAATGAGACACTATGAGACCATGCGAAAAAGGGCTTCACTGACATGCAACCGTGGCAACCaaggaaaaatgagaaaagcttGTTGCAAATGGAAGATGTTTGCCTTTGTCAATGTGAAATGATGTATTTTAACCCAAACCGGTTTTTCTCCTAAGCCTTACCAAAGTGCTTAAAGAACTCAAGTCTGCACAGTTTTTATTTGGATCATATTTACTAAATCTGGCATTTTTCTGCAATTTATTCAcgtttgtaaagaaaaaaggcacACTGATGATTTAGAGGTCTCAAGAACTcctgtatcaaatatgatacacttgGTGTTACAGGGTTAATGGGCAGCCAAATCCAGTAAAAAAACACTTCATCCTTATTTTGGTCCAAAATAAGGTTTATAAAGCTTCCTCCCCCCCTGCAAGGTTTTGGAAATGGTTGTGACCTCTCTTGTGTGTCTTTGGTGGCAGTGTTTAGTATTTAAGAATGCTCCCAGTTAATTATATTCAGGAGTCTGTGAGTGTCGTGTTTCCTTCATATATGACGTTTATTTCCTAACATACAAATTAAGAGCAACTTAACTGCCCAAATCTAACGACgcagtgaaaataaatgcagTGCCAAAAAACACAAGGGGGAAAAAGTGGCTCCAGATAGGTTTTTAACTCTTGTCTCAAGGGGTGAGTTTAAAATTCACTAATCCACCTGCCTCCTAATGCAGGCCTTTATTCTTCCTCACAGTGCAGATCAGTCATGGAGTTCTTACTGTAAAGGGGTTACCCTTCGTTTTTGGACTTGACAAAGAGGTTTCTGACCGAGTGCCAGATTGTGATAAATTAGCAGTGAGAAAGGGCTTGATGTGCTGTTAATTATCACATTTGAAGATAAGGCTTTTTGCATTATTGAGACCGTTTGAATGATAGTAGCTTatcaatcaaaaataaaaacagcagcgaATTTACTTGATGCTGATAATTGTAAATTGGACAGCTGTAATTACCACTGATCCAGCTATAGTAACCATATAACTATACATCAAAGCatcagtgtgtttaaaaaaaaaaatctatatatctataaaaCTGTGAAGGGATGTTGGAGCAGCGCCATCTACTAAGCTCCATCCAATCTTATCATTTAACTCTATAATGTACTGCACATGTATTACTGGAGTCCTTTCTAATACTCACAGGTGTTAGGTAttggaaacaaaaagaaaaaaaaacatctacttGTGAATCTTTGTGAGAAATATTTAACAGTATAGGATCATTAAACTGTctctgtgaattttttttttttttttttgttaggctGCTGGGTTAAACCAACCAGCACTGACCTCAAAGTGggtgacttttatttttaacataacCAATACATGCTGAGATGGGACTGCTGACACCAATATTATGTAGTAGCATACGTAACtctgtgtttaaatgttaaCGGGAGATACTGTCTAAAACAGCAGCTGCATTATCTCTGACACGTCCTCTTGCAGCTGTTCATCAAATGAGCCAGTTGTGAAATTCATCCTCCAAGCTTCTCTGCTGTTGTGCGAGCTGCAAATCAAAAATAGAAGTATGTTGCGGCGTATGTTGATTTATATACACAAAGCTGCATAGATTAGTATGCATTAGGAGTTTTTTTGACAAAGGCAGCAGACTTCTTCCCAGAGAGTCATGTACACACACGTACAGTTTGCTCATTGTATTTCCAGCACCACTCATGTACTAATGgttcattctgtttttttactttgtgcCCATGCAAATTATTGTTAAAGCCATTAAGTTTACAATTTAGTTTATGTTAAGTGTATGACAAAGTTAAATGTAATTGAATAGACTCCATCAAAGGGTCCATTCAAAATTTTCACATCAAATTTAACTTTGATGAAATCGACACATGCAATTGCACAACTGACCAACACCACAGCATTTTttcattgttctgtttttgtttgttaactatTAGTAGACTGTGGGAAAGTGAACACAACAGGAGTGAATGTCATTTTGCAGTGTGAGTCCACACTGGCTGctgctttcatgtttttcatttctatACATATAAAACTGTCTGTTGTCTTTTATTGGACCAGTGTGAAGTCTTCAAAAATCATTTGTGCAATATTCTCTAACGTTCTATAACAGTATCAGAAGAAAATCTGCAGTGTACATATTGTACGTGTAGAAACTGTCATTCAGAATCAAGAGCTATAATAATGGGCTCGTTTGTCGGTATCTAATTACTGTATATAGGAATATGTGACTCTACAGGTTAACAGGTTGATGGAGAAGGCAGAAAGCAGATTGCTTTTGAATGTGCAAAGTGTTTCAGTGCACTTAGTGTTGTTTGACGTGCTGTTGGAAAATACACAAATCAAACACaagacaaacaaaataaagctaCTGTCACTATGCTGACTGCAAAGAATCTAATGAGAAATGGTACCAAGAAATCTGGATATTACTAAAAGGATTTCTTTTGGATGTAATAAAACATTATCCCTTGTCATCCAGTCAAATCATGTTAAGGCTTAGATAACAGGCACCACGAGATGGCATCATCTGCTAAATGTATGACACACATAGGTTAGctcttatttttttcatgtattttagcTATGATTTCACAAGGagatttttgtttgcttgtttgtttgtttaaaataaaacttctcTTACCTTTAGTTTTGCCAGAGGGGAATTATGAGTAAATCTGCAGTCACTGTGACTTTCCAGCTGCCAGCTGCTTTACAATTCTTACTGGAATGAAGCCATTGTTAATGTAATTAGTTCCACCTGTGGCTATTTCTACTTTGGAAAATCAAACTGCAATGAAAATGATACGTAATCTGATTTGTCTGGACTCAGTATATACTTACCGCACACTTAGGAACACATTGCTACCATTGGGTTGGATCCCCTTGGCCTTCAGAATTGTAAGTTCTTCGTGGCACAGATTCAGTAAAGTGCTGCAAAcgttcctcagagattttgctccATATTGAAATgaagcatcacacagttgctgcagatgtcAGTTGCACCTCTATCATGTGACTCTCATATCCCAATTATGCTCTACTGAATTGgcatctggtgactgtggaggccatctaGGTACAGTTAACTATTGTCATgtttaagaaaccagtttgacatGACATGGCTGGTGCATTAGCCTCCTGTAGTAGACCACAGTGTAGCTTTATAAAAGGATGGACATGATCAGCATCATTACTCAAGTGCGCTGTTGTGtctaaatgatgctcagttggtactaagagCCCCGaaatgtgccaagaaaatatccccacaccattacaccacagCACCAGCCTGAActattgatacaaggcaggatggagccatgctttcatgctgtttacaccATATTCTGACCCAACCATCCAACTGTTGCTCCAGAAACTGAGACTCATTGGACCAAGAAgcattttttctcattttctctcatCCTAATTTGGTGAGGCTGTGAAAAATGTAGCCTCACTTTCTtcttcttagctgacaggactGGCACCTGTGTAGAGCtcagcccatctgcttcatgGTCGTGATCTTCTGCAAACATTGGTTGTGAGGAGTGGTTGTTTGAATTACTCTTCCCTTCCTACTAATATTATTTCATCATCATTTCAACTGCTgtaacaaaagaatttcccaaATATGGGATGAAATTCTCATTTCATTCCTATCAGCTGAAAGCAGTCTGCAGCAGTctactctgacctctgacatcaaaaaGCGTTTTCACCCACAGAACTgcagctcactggatattttctctttttcaggccATTCTCTGTAGACCCTAGAGATGGCTGTttggggaaaatcccagtagacgagcagtttctgaaatattcaaacAAAACCCCTCTGACACCCACAGTCACGTTCAGTCACTTGAACTACCTTCCATCTCCATTCTCATGCAGGTCGTCTTGATCATGTTTAAAAGCAATGAGTGACTGAGCAATTAGATACTTGTGTTAACCTGCAGAAGGACAACTGTACCACTCAAATATGAAGACTCACATTATTGCAGCACACTTTATCAGAACCAGATAGAGCAGTCAGATACAAAATATGAAGTTGGTGAGTTTGAGGAAAGTTCAGTTTACAtttgaagtgtgtgtgtaacaTAGACTCCAATGAAATGTTTGTGCAAAGACAGGACATTAAAGCAAAAGCTTTGGGAGTACTGCATTAATCATATACTGCTGTCCACTACAACTTAAGTTTTGCCATTCACAGTTTGAAGACAgtatggtttttctttttttttcattcaatgAGTTTTGTCTGCATGTATGTGTGATGCATTTGAATACATATAGAAACTTTAAGGAAAGCACAGTGTCTATATACATAGTGAACAGATTCCAGGGCAAAAGATGACTGTCCTTTTCCCTGTAACACGTTTAGTTTGTTTATTTCCTCCCTCCTGGCTGGTGACTTCAGATTTCTCTCACCATGTCTCACAAAGTTAGTAGGAAGTTGAGGAAGACTgccaaacagcagcacaagATTACACCATGCCAGCGACTACAACACAAGGCAAAATTGCAGTGGGTGTAAATGACTTCTGAATTAAACACAAGTGAAGCAACAAGATTTACAGTTCTGTGAAGGCGTTGCATCGTGTCAGGACTGCCAGCAAGAATTTCTCACATATTTATGCGCCCTCTTTGCTTTCCAACTTCCACACCTGGGTGAAAACCTAGTCAGATGCTTTGAGTCCCAGTGTGAAAAGAGAGTCAGAGGCAGcaacagagaaaagcagaaaacactCCCTTTAAAAGAGGCTGGCAGATAAAACTGTTCATGTTTGATATCTCCAAACTTCATATAAACTAGTGTTATGGTTTGTTCTTAATCCCCCTCTGCAGATGTATTGTTTTTTGGCTATTGCCATACTGGCATCTAGCAGAGAGCTGGTTTAGTGTGCAGTGCTGCACTCTACTGGTAGCTGCTCAGAAATAActatgatgataataataaaactatCTACAATCAGAAGCATCACAGGACTGGGAGGACTTAACTGATAACATTTTTGTTTGCTTACATGGAACCAGACGATACATGCAAGTCTATGCAAAATTTCCAGTTTGATATTACTGGAAGGAGGACAGCAGGAATGTTGTACCTAATCTTATTTATGCTATTGCAAGTTTGGTCCTTCTGCCAATATGTCAGGAGATCTCAGGGCGCACGAGTGGAAAGTGAGTTCAAGTAAAAcattaatatgaataaataatcagaacacacacacactggccacTCCTTTAGGTACATCTGTTTGAGCATTtgttaagaaaaatatttaatggGCCAATCACATTccagcaactcaatgcatttaggcatgtagacatggtcaagataaCCTGAGCTGTTAAACCGAACAGcggaatggggaagaaaggctACTGAAGTGACTTCCAGCGTAGCATGGTTGTTGTTTCCAGAATGGCTGTCTgagtttcagaaactgctgctgACCTCctgggattttccccacacaaccacctctagggtttacagagaatggtttgagctgataggaaaggaacagcaactcaaataaccacttgttccAGCCAGGGTATAGGGCATGTCTGAATGAATATGTTAAAGCAGGTGGGATAAAGCAGCAGGAGACCATTCTTGTCAGCTAGGAACAGAAAACTGAAGCGACATTTCAACAGGCTCACCAAACTTGGAGAAGAGAtgactatgaaaaaaaaaaaaaaaatctagagcTCAATCTAGTGGAGCACCTTTGGaatgtggtggaatgggagtGTGACAGAAGAGTGGGAGATGTGCAGCCAACATTACATCAATATACACCAGAACCATTGAACCTATTCAAGGAAgaattaaggggaaaaaatgaggTTCAACCTGCTACCAGCTAGGTGTAACTAATGAAATGGCCAGTGAGTGTGTATGATGACTATAGTTAAACTTGACTCCTAGGTTATCACACTTTAATATTCCAGAGTAATCAGCTTAAATCAATAGATGCATAAACCCTGTACACTGGCAGTAAACAGCATTGAATGGAAAGACACTCAAATGTATATTTAGTCACAAAAACTATCCTATGTCCTCTGGAAATGTTTTAAGACAAAAACGACTAAACAAAGAGATGCTAAAAAGTCATAAGATGGAATCATTGCGGTCGCATTTGTATATGCAAATATGCTTAGATTTTTTTAGGGGTTGAATACTGCATACTGCAAAAGTATATCTTTGGTGTgacgggtgtgtgtgtgttttaaaacaaTAATTCAATGATACTCAAAAAGAttttcaaattctttttttattgaatcattagaaaaattacaaaaagcCTAGTTGCACTTTTAACTGACAACAATGTGCAAATATACAgtctgggtttttttgcttcatctttttgcttttgttgctGTGTTCAATGACATCATCGTACATCACCAATAACCATGATTTCCTAATATCTGCTTTATTGATTGCCATTAGCGAATCTCTAGCATTAACTGATTTGTATCCATCACTGTAAAATCTAGTTTCCTAAATTTAAAGATACAGCGCTTAACAAATGCTTTTAAAATTGCTTAAGCACTGTCACTGacgaaacaacaaaacaaaaaaacaaacattattttAGAAATCCTGTCAAAAACCTACctaaaatgaatgaattgaCTGAACTTAATTTGAGCCGGCACTAACAACTAATTTTTCTGTTCAGCAATGCaggtaaataactgtaatttggtctctttgtttgtcttttaagTGCTTTACTATTGTTTCTGATTTTTTGTAAAACAGCAAATTTGAAAATTCATGGATAACATGAATTACACTTAGCATTAGAAATATAATTTCAATTAAAACCCTTGTCCATAATGTTGGATTAACCATTACATTTAAGTAAATACCACTACTGTTATTTTAGGGCAGCTGTGGTATAAACCTTACCATGGGTGGTGGTCTCATAAATTTGTTAATCACTGTAGACTTTAGAGTCATTTAGaataaacaaataagaaaataaaaaatgttttaccaGCTAACAcacaaattaatattttaatgcaATTGGCACATCTCTAATGGCAACGTGTGTGTACCTACGTTTGAAGTTGTTCAGTTTTTCCCAGTGCAAATGTGTCATcgtgaaaaaaattaaatacaatgcagacaaaaacataacaaCCTGACAGCAAGTTCATCATCTGATGGCTCAAGATATGTTAGACTACCTGCATTTCACTAAACTGTTTTCAAACACCTGAATTTAGAGCTCGATCAAAGATAGCAAAATGTAATGAGTATGATTTAAGGTACATATTGAGTCAAAATCTTAACATGCTGGGTTTTGCAAAAGGGACAAATCCCTTTTTTAAGAAGGTTTTCCCCAATGAGAATTCAAAACACACCTAAACTTATGCTTAATGCTAATTAATCTAAGCATTTTCACCTTACCGAGAGATGCTAGAGCCTCCCAAAAGACAGCACTTAGAAAGACAATAAATAGACATGATTAGAGGCTACCCCACTGATTACTCAAAAGAATCTCATTTAAGATCATGATGTAGTGAAGATCCACTAgtatcatatttttatattatttgctTCCCTTTATTTATTAACCCATTCAGGGAGAGCACTTCAAGTAATACAATTATTTTATCATCACATATAAAGCCAAGAATCACTACATGGGCTCAGCCAAACAGGAACTTCAATGAGAAagtgttctgttttttcccccgtCTCTCTCTCGTATAATAAACAGGCTTAGTGTGTGATAACATGTCTGCCTGTGTGATAGCAAAACCCTGAACAGacatttaagaaattaataCCCAGTTTGACTGTAGAGCTCTATGAGGTTGGTTTGGCTGGATGTAGTCTCAAACAGGTGCAACTTTGCCctgaaaagtaacaaaaacacacacaatgaaaaGACATGAATTTGTATATGTCACTGAAACATTTCAGATATTGCACAAAGTGTATAATACAACAATAAAGgtcttttaaacattttttaaactgcaactgAATCCAGAATTAAAGATGACTTAACTAAAATATGACTGTGGTTCAGGTCAAAGACAGACTAAGAATGACCGACGGATTCGAAAGTCATCCAAGATAAAAGTTCATTTCatgttgtaaaaatgctgcataaCAAGGTCATCTGCAATTTCCTGTAGAGTAAGGCAGTATAGCCTCAGTAACTTTGCCAAGTGCGTCAGGTTTAACAAGTTCGATCAGGACAAAGTGCAGTGTCCTTTtaataaaacacaagaaacattTATACAAAAAGACTCTCTGACCCTTACTTTTCTCCTCTTCTGTAGAACTTTGGTTATATACACTAATCATGGGCGTGAATGTCAaggtaatttggggcttttaatgatttgctTGAACTGttatttttccagggtggaatatCTGTACTGCATACATCCCAAATAccttaaaaaaccaaaaacaaaacttctcTAATCCACATAGGTCCAGAAGTGTGCATACAGgcttaaaaatacacacacacacaaatatttggttaaatgtccccATAGCAAGGTAGAATCTCACACCACCTTTCACAATTTTAGTAGCAATCGACAAGCTTCAAGTTTGAAGCCATCTGCCATCATTCAATTTTCTCTCATTTCAGATCTCTTTATTATGCTTTCTGACTATCAGTCATTCTCATTATCCATTACACAtctacagtggggcaaaaaagtatttagtcagccaccgattgtgcaagtgcccccacctaaaatgatgacagaggccagtaatttgcaccagaggtacacgtcaactgtgagagacagaatgtgaaaaaaaaaaatccatgaatacacatggtaggatttgtaaagaatttattcgtaaatcagggtggcaaataagtatttggtcaataacaaaaatacaactcaatactttgtaacataacctttgttggcaataacagaggtcaaacgtttactataggtctttaccaggtgtgcacacacagtagctggtattttgg is a window from the Pelmatolapia mariae isolate MD_Pm_ZW linkage group LG5, Pm_UMD_F_2, whole genome shotgun sequence genome containing:
- the LOC134627920 gene encoding adenosine receptor A1-like, which gives rise to MTVDAYKALYIGMEVVIALSSVIGNVMVVWAVRINRSLRDTTFCFIVSLALADIAVGALVIPLAITISIDLKTHFYSCLLVACTVLVLTQSSILALLAIAIDRYLRVKIPMSYKRVVTPRRAGTAVLLCWLVSIIVGLTPMLGWNNLQQLRKNGSLKNDTLVVCKFETVISMDYMVYFNFFGWVLPPLLLMLAIYVEIFYMIHKQLNKKVTASHTDPRRYFGKELKLAKSLALVLFLFAVSWLPLHILNCITLFCPGYHEVGFIYIAIILSHGNSAVNPIVYAFRIKKFRTAFRKIWKQYLLCQDPVGRLPQRGSQRGQSHERRLRQNDDDDDDV